The Corynebacterium renale genome includes a region encoding these proteins:
- a CDS encoding dienelactone hydrolase family protein, producing MAENLKKPLSKLSKRGPHRVLVGDLDYAGLHGKVYTPAEGKGVPAVAFGHDWMTDIKHYHATLRHLASWGIAVAAPNTEKGFSPDHRGFSADLESAMQILAGVKLGHGNVTVNPKKIGVIGHGMGAGCAILSAAGNEKVRAVAAIYPSVTAPSNTAAAKNVDAPGLIIASGDNALIEAGNPVEIANAWKGDVAYREIENGNQQGFSENTMFKLLVGLAKPQTSARETARGLVTGYLLHQLDGQKKFSAFSEPMVEAKNVQSLDGDVLQEKLDEQQGKNLSLPF from the coding sequence GTGGCTGAAAACTTGAAGAAACCGCTGTCCAAATTGTCCAAGCGCGGACCGCACCGCGTGCTCGTCGGTGACTTGGATTACGCAGGTCTACACGGGAAGGTGTACACCCCGGCCGAAGGCAAAGGTGTTCCTGCTGTGGCCTTCGGCCATGACTGGATGACAGACATCAAGCATTACCACGCAACACTGCGTCACCTTGCTTCGTGGGGCATCGCAGTTGCCGCGCCGAATACGGAAAAGGGGTTTAGCCCCGACCACCGTGGTTTTTCCGCCGACCTCGAATCCGCGATGCAGATTTTGGCAGGCGTCAAACTAGGCCACGGCAACGTCACCGTGAACCCGAAGAAGATTGGTGTTATCGGGCATGGCATGGGCGCAGGATGCGCAATCCTTTCCGCCGCAGGCAACGAGAAGGTTCGCGCCGTCGCTGCGATTTACCCTTCCGTCACCGCTCCTTCCAACACTGCAGCTGCTAAGAACGTCGACGCACCCGGGCTGATTATCGCCTCCGGCGACAACGCCCTTATCGAGGCCGGCAACCCCGTAGAAATTGCCAACGCCTGGAAGGGCGACGTTGCCTACCGGGAGATCGAAAACGGAAACCAGCAGGGATTCTCTGAGAACACCATGTTTAAGCTGCTCGTTGGCTTAGCTAAACCGCAAACGAGCGCTCGGGAAACCGCCCGTGGCCTAGTCACTGGCTACCTCTTGCACCAGCTGGATGGCCAGAAGAAGTTTTCCGCATTCTCCGAACCGATGGTGGAAGCAAAGAACGTCCAGTCCCTCGACGGTGATGTTCTCCAAGAGAAACTCGACGAACAACAGGGCAAAAACCTATCCCTGCCGTTCTAA
- the glmM gene encoding phosphoglucosamine mutase has product MTRLFGTDGVRGKANKVLTVSLALKLGAAAAEVLTRDKRSSNRHPVALVGRDPRVSGEMLAAALAAGMASRGVDVLRVGVIPTPGLAFLTDDYGADMGVMISASHNPMPDNGIKFFAAGGKKLADEIEDEIEAVMADLEEGGPTGHGVGRVIEEAPDAQDRYLAHLRQAVQQDLKGITVVVDCANGAASEVAPLAYGAAGANVIAIHNEPNAFNINDNCGSTHIEQVQQAVREHGADIGLAHDGDADRCLAVDAEGNVVDGDQIMAILAVAKKEANDLRRNTLVATVMSNLGLKLAMEREGIDVVSTAVGDRYVLEELNRSGLDLGGEQSGHIIIPEFATTGDGVLTGLSLMARMAETGKSIAELASVMKVLSQVLVNVPVSDKAAVADNPQVKEAIAEAEEELGSTGRVLLRPSGTEELFRVMVEAAEEDQARKLAGQLAAVVASV; this is encoded by the coding sequence ATGACTCGACTTTTTGGTACTGACGGTGTCCGCGGTAAGGCGAACAAAGTTCTTACAGTGTCTTTGGCGCTGAAACTGGGAGCTGCTGCAGCGGAAGTGCTCACCCGGGATAAGCGATCTTCCAATAGGCACCCCGTCGCGTTGGTGGGGCGTGACCCGCGCGTGTCCGGTGAGATGCTGGCGGCGGCCCTGGCCGCAGGCATGGCTTCACGTGGTGTTGATGTGCTCCGGGTTGGTGTCATCCCGACGCCCGGCCTGGCTTTCCTGACTGATGATTATGGTGCTGATATGGGCGTCATGATCTCCGCGTCCCACAATCCAATGCCCGATAATGGCATCAAGTTTTTCGCCGCCGGCGGCAAGAAGCTTGCTGACGAAATCGAAGACGAAATCGAGGCAGTTATGGCTGACCTCGAAGAAGGCGGACCAACCGGTCACGGTGTAGGGCGAGTCATCGAGGAGGCACCAGACGCCCAGGACCGCTACCTTGCGCACCTGCGCCAGGCAGTGCAGCAGGATTTGAAGGGGATCACCGTCGTCGTGGACTGCGCGAATGGCGCGGCTTCGGAGGTGGCTCCACTGGCGTACGGGGCAGCGGGCGCGAATGTAATTGCCATCCACAATGAGCCAAACGCTTTTAACATCAACGATAATTGCGGTTCCACCCACATCGAGCAGGTGCAGCAGGCAGTCCGTGAGCACGGGGCAGACATTGGTTTGGCTCACGACGGCGACGCCGACCGCTGCTTGGCCGTCGACGCTGAAGGTAACGTCGTTGATGGTGACCAGATTATGGCGATTCTTGCGGTTGCGAAAAAAGAAGCCAATGATCTGCGTCGCAACACCCTGGTTGCCACCGTGATGAGTAACTTGGGCCTGAAACTCGCTATGGAGCGCGAAGGCATTGACGTTGTTTCTACCGCAGTGGGCGACCGTTATGTTCTTGAGGAACTGAACCGTTCCGGTCTGGATTTGGGTGGCGAGCAATCCGGGCACATCATCATTCCGGAGTTTGCGACCACCGGTGATGGTGTCCTCACCGGGTTGTCGCTCATGGCACGCATGGCAGAAACCGGTAAGTCGATTGCGGAATTGGCCAGCGTGATGAAGGTCCTGTCACAGGTACTGGTGAACGTCCCCGTGTCCGACAAAGCTGCGGTTGCCGATAACCCACAGGTGAAGGAAGCTATCGCAGAAGCTGAGGAAGAACTTGGCTCCACCGGCCGCGTTCTGCTGCGCCCGTCCGGTACTGAGGAACTGTTCCGCGTCATGGTGGAAGCAGCAGAAGAAGACCAGGCGCGTAAACTTGCCGGCCAGTTAGCCGCAGTGGTCGCTAGCGTTTAA
- a CDS encoding IS30 family transposase produces MTTSYGPYHSLSESDRVRLIALVTRGRSVRSSAYEIGCNYGHALNFCHAHKLIEPRKRQRPLNHNTPVIKEFLTRVRHGQSVHAAAVQCGINDTAAYAIAMDAGCHIRLSRYQRRVRQTQLRVEYLRLRLASVPSGDAGRALGIERSMRQDFERGLFKTNGSRKEFVGVGIDAITYKRLMITLRQRHDLVDSGRLRPPALPHGVDPYKPISARYICFEERVLIADLLREHTSVREISRRLGRSASSIAREIRRNRSAEGPYRAETAQLKACARRLRPKLPKLLADKRLWEYVCNGLRAQWSPEQIAHRLPVDFPDDKDMRISHETIYDAFYLQSKGKLSELGLTLPRGRKKRKKRLPRVDTPTQQRFVDDMIMIDERPEEVAERILPGHWEGDLILGKNNKSAVITLVERVSRFVVLGHLPGRHSSDEVLAALKKTVGTIDEAMWSSITWDQGSEMAGHKAFTMATDIPIYFCHPGSPWERGSNENTNGRLRRNLPKSSDLSVYSAHDLEMIANIHNHTPRKALQWKTPAEVMAEALAQTGSIRRD; encoded by the coding sequence ATGACTACCAGTTATGGGCCTTATCATTCGTTATCCGAGTCTGATCGTGTACGACTAATCGCGTTAGTGACACGCGGTCGCAGCGTGCGTTCCTCCGCCTATGAAATCGGCTGTAACTACGGACATGCGTTAAATTTTTGCCACGCCCACAAACTCATCGAACCACGCAAGAGACAACGACCACTTAATCACAACACCCCGGTTATCAAAGAGTTCCTGACACGTGTTCGACATGGACAATCAGTCCACGCCGCGGCAGTTCAATGCGGAATCAATGACACTGCTGCGTATGCGATTGCAATGGATGCCGGCTGTCATATCCGCTTAAGCAGGTACCAGCGCAGGGTTCGGCAGACTCAACTTCGTGTGGAATACCTCCGGCTACGTTTAGCAAGTGTGCCTTCTGGTGATGCTGGGCGTGCACTCGGTATTGAGAGATCGATGAGGCAAGATTTCGAACGCGGTCTGTTTAAAACAAACGGCTCACGCAAAGAGTTCGTCGGTGTTGGTATCGATGCCATCACGTATAAAAGACTTATGATCACGCTGCGCCAACGCCATGATCTCGTTGACTCTGGACGATTGCGTCCACCGGCATTGCCACATGGGGTTGATCCATACAAACCTATTAGCGCTCGCTATATCTGCTTCGAAGAACGAGTACTTATTGCTGATTTGCTGCGTGAGCATACCTCGGTTCGTGAAATCAGTCGCCGACTTGGGCGAAGTGCTTCATCAATTGCTCGAGAAATTAGACGCAATCGCAGTGCGGAAGGCCCGTATCGTGCAGAAACTGCTCAGTTGAAAGCGTGCGCACGTCGGCTGCGTCCTAAACTACCCAAGTTATTAGCAGATAAACGATTATGGGAGTACGTGTGTAATGGGTTGCGGGCACAATGGTCGCCTGAACAGATTGCTCATCGACTCCCTGTTGATTTTCCCGATGACAAGGACATGCGTATTAGCCACGAAACTATCTACGATGCTTTCTACCTGCAGTCGAAAGGTAAGCTCAGTGAGCTAGGTTTGACACTGCCTCGGGGTAGGAAGAAACGCAAGAAACGACTCCCCCGGGTTGACACTCCTACTCAGCAACGATTCGTTGATGACATGATCATGATCGATGAACGACCTGAAGAAGTCGCTGAGCGTATTTTGCCTGGACACTGGGAAGGGGACCTCATTTTAGGCAAAAATAACAAATCAGCAGTGATCACTTTGGTGGAACGTGTCAGCAGGTTCGTCGTGTTAGGTCACCTGCCTGGGCGCCATAGCAGTGATGAGGTACTTGCAGCGTTAAAGAAAACAGTTGGCACGATCGACGAAGCGATGTGGTCATCGATTACCTGGGATCAGGGAAGCGAGATGGCTGGTCATAAGGCTTTTACGATGGCTACAGATATACCCATTTATTTCTGTCATCCTGGTTCACCATGGGAACGTGGAAGTAACGAGAATACTAACGGGCGACTCCGGCGGAATCTTCCGAAAAGTAGTGATTTGTCAGTCTACAGCGCACATGATCTTGAAATGATTGCCAATATCCACAACCACACACCACGTAAAGCATTGCAATGGAAGACTCCGGCGGAAGTTATGGCAGAGGCTCTGGCACAAACCGGTAGCATTAGACGGGATTAA
- the rpsI gene encoding 30S ribosomal protein S9 has translation MTEANNQNANVADAADLAAAAAATEEFTNTIGDAVAVESETAVEAEAPAGVEGPIQTVGRRKRAIVRVRLVPGTGEIKCNGRDLDTYFPNKIHQQTVLSPLVLLEREGQFDIVANLKGGGPTGQAGAMRLAIARALNLYSPADRGELKKAGYLTRDARAVERKKAGLHKARRAPQYSKR, from the coding sequence GTGACTGAGGCAAACAACCAAAACGCGAACGTAGCAGACGCAGCGGACCTCGCAGCAGCTGCTGCAGCTACTGAAGAGTTCACCAACACCATTGGTGATGCAGTAGCCGTAGAATCCGAGACCGCAGTTGAGGCTGAAGCACCAGCTGGTGTTGAGGGCCCAATCCAGACCGTTGGTCGCCGTAAGCGCGCCATCGTCCGTGTCCGCCTGGTTCCAGGCACCGGCGAAATCAAGTGCAACGGCCGCGATCTGGACACCTACTTCCCGAACAAGATTCACCAGCAGACTGTTCTGTCCCCACTGGTTCTTCTTGAGCGTGAAGGTCAGTTCGACATCGTCGCTAACCTCAAGGGCGGTGGCCCAACCGGTCAGGCTGGCGCAATGCGTCTGGCAATTGCCCGCGCACTCAACCTCTACAGCCCTGCAGACCGCGGTGAGCTGAAGAAGGCTGGCTACCTGACCCGTGACGCACGTGCCGTCGAGCGTAAGAAGGCAGGTCTGCACAAGGCCCGTCGCGCTCCGCAGTACTCCAAGCGTTAA
- the rplM gene encoding 50S ribosomal protein L13, producing MSTYHPKSGDITRKWYVIDATDVVLGRLATHTANLLRGKGKPLFAPNVDCGDHVIIINADKVAVSSNKREREMRYRHSGYPGGLKSMTLGRALDEFPERTVEEAVRGMMPHNKLSRASIKKLHVYAGAEHPHAGQNPETYEIKVVSQ from the coding sequence GTGTCTACTTACCACCCGAAGAGCGGTGACATTACCCGCAAGTGGTACGTCATCGACGCCACGGACGTGGTGCTCGGTCGCCTTGCTACCCACACGGCAAACCTGCTGCGTGGCAAGGGCAAGCCACTGTTTGCACCGAACGTTGACTGTGGTGACCACGTCATCATCATTAACGCTGACAAAGTTGCAGTTAGCTCCAACAAGCGTGAGCGCGAAATGCGTTACCGTCACTCCGGCTACCCGGGTGGACTGAAGTCCATGACCCTGGGTCGTGCCCTGGACGAGTTCCCAGAGCGCACCGTCGAAGAGGCTGTACGTGGCATGATGCCACACAACAAGCTGTCGCGTGCTTCCATCAAGAAGCTGCACGTTTACGCTGGTGCTGAGCACCCACACGCGGGCCAGAACCCGGAGACCTACGAGATCAAGGTGGTGTCCCAGTGA
- a CDS encoding WXG100 family type VII secretion target, with amino-acid sequence MSTIRYQFGAIDAAATDIQATSARINQLLDELKSFLAPMVSTWEGQSAEAYNEAQARWDKSAAELNTILATISKTVRQGNDQMADVNRAAAASWG; translated from the coding sequence ATGAGCACCATCCGTTACCAATTCGGCGCAATTGACGCCGCCGCCACTGATATCCAGGCAACCTCGGCACGAATCAATCAGCTTCTCGATGAACTGAAATCCTTCCTGGCGCCCATGGTGTCCACCTGGGAAGGTCAGTCCGCCGAGGCGTACAACGAGGCCCAAGCACGGTGGGATAAGTCCGCAGCAGAACTGAATACGATTTTGGCAACCATTTCCAAGACCGTCCGCCAGGGCAATGACCAAATGGCGGATGTTAACCGAGCAGCTGCTGCGTCGTGGGGGTGA
- a CDS encoding WXG100 family type VII secretion target, whose translation MSLFKTEADVMVAAAGHVDSTADEVLSELGRLRGIVDGVRGSWVGAAQNSFDALMARWDESGRNLQGALTDISTNIRSNARHFEDAEAQNAQMFSNVGGTGLSL comes from the coding sequence ATGTCACTGTTTAAAACTGAAGCCGACGTGATGGTCGCAGCTGCAGGTCACGTTGATTCCACAGCAGATGAGGTGCTTTCGGAATTGGGCCGCTTGCGCGGAATTGTCGACGGCGTACGCGGCTCCTGGGTGGGCGCAGCGCAAAACAGCTTCGATGCTCTCATGGCCCGGTGGGATGAGTCCGGCCGCAATCTGCAGGGGGCGCTCACCGACATTTCCACCAACATCCGCTCGAACGCGCGCCACTTCGAAGATGCTGAAGCACAGAACGCGCAGATGTTCTCCAACGTCGGGGGCACCGGCCTCAGCTTGTAA
- a CDS encoding type VII secretion-associated protein — translation MGTHKLSATATQAERGVVSPAAQHLTITLTVVDTATIFTGPDTVYRYDLPGTGIQEGWATRAVIDQLRTLSPTQWPEIEVIVDASPEVTDIVVATLVAQGVVAYPIDVAAEPPGAEESEPGRRLRSMARAREGANHESTWEMNGRTWFAPTLIAVAVVVVLAGAWWTIRATTGSASTPHEKVVAAATTPASPTSSASVKSPHSSLTSSAASPQTQSQEHLIGQMRVETPPGFTVEERPGTWLLTGPDDTLRIHVSADPIYTVTPETVLKEAVATIESDPELRPVDIPVGPLFEGTRVRYSEIPGDGSVVDWVTWVEHGHLMAMGCHTRHEPTIPNKAACRLAAETLSFVG, via the coding sequence ATGGGGACGCATAAACTATCCGCCACCGCTACTCAGGCTGAGCGTGGGGTAGTGTCACCGGCAGCTCAGCATTTGACCATTACGCTGACGGTCGTCGATACTGCCACGATCTTTACTGGACCAGACACGGTGTACCGGTATGACTTACCAGGCACAGGCATTCAAGAGGGGTGGGCTACGCGCGCGGTTATTGATCAGTTGCGCACTCTTTCACCTACGCAATGGCCAGAAATTGAAGTCATCGTTGATGCATCACCCGAGGTGACTGACATTGTGGTTGCCACTTTGGTCGCCCAAGGCGTAGTTGCGTATCCCATCGACGTTGCCGCCGAGCCTCCCGGAGCTGAAGAATCTGAACCAGGGAGACGTTTACGTTCCATGGCACGCGCCCGCGAGGGCGCAAACCATGAATCAACCTGGGAAATGAACGGCCGTACATGGTTTGCGCCCACGCTGATCGCGGTTGCCGTCGTCGTAGTTCTTGCTGGGGCCTGGTGGACCATCCGTGCTACCACGGGATCTGCCTCGACGCCACACGAAAAGGTAGTTGCTGCGGCGACTACTCCGGCTTCTCCAACCTCGTCAGCTAGTGTGAAGTCCCCGCATAGTTCGCTCACGAGCTCCGCGGCCAGCCCACAAACGCAGTCACAAGAACACCTCATCGGCCAGATGCGGGTAGAGACTCCGCCTGGATTTACTGTGGAAGAACGCCCGGGAACGTGGTTGCTTACCGGGCCCGATGACACACTTCGCATTCACGTCAGCGCGGACCCCATCTACACGGTCACTCCGGAAACGGTCTTGAAGGAAGCCGTAGCCACTATTGAGTCCGACCCCGAACTCCGTCCGGTCGACATTCCTGTTGGGCCTTTATTCGAAGGCACACGAGTGCGCTATTCCGAAATCCCCGGCGATGGCTCGGTTGTGGATTGGGTGACGTGGGTGGAGCACGGACATCTGATGGCTATGGGGTGCCACACACGCCACGAACCTACTATTCCCAACAAAGCGGCATGTCGTTTAGCTGCAGAAACACTGAGTTTTGTAGGTTAG
- the eccCa gene encoding type VII secretion protein EccCa — protein MSVVVEPTHISNREPAPPLPQGELVAEKVPAAHVHRPQPLIRLLMPVVMVAAMAAMVIVIFLSSRNGSGGTISPMMLVMPLMMLMGFFTMFAPPNGNDTDEVRRTYLRHLGELREAAINNAQAQLEHEIHQHPHPHDVWSLIGGPRMWERNADDPDVLDTRIGLGVTSLCTPIVVEDSGSSEDLDPVCAVALRHVVRATANVEHSPVSVALASFRFVSVAGEEAAALVRAIVCQLVVHHGPDVVSVSFAGSWEDNPDWQWMKWLPHTRENGVGTAPPDHRILVVDSASAGNSGANVEVQAGVQAGIQALHDSAHTLIVDCAGLQPGILNQVAQAEGLALHVSEGNVAVVTEDGPETIGRADAITTAQALDCSRRLARFTRATGVQDVRQDYPALLGITDTEDIDLGQIWDQPRTHAEKLQVPLGLSTTKAPVVLDIKESAHGGMGPHGLCIGATGSGKSELLRTFVIGLAATHSPDDLNLVLVDFKGGATFLGVEKLPHTSAVITNLEEEADLVARMHDAISGEMNRRQELLRKAGNFSNVVDYTAARNRGDLAPDGSPLPPLPALVIVVDEFSELLGQHPDFADLFVAVGRLGRSLQIHLLLASQRLEEGRLRGLDSHLSYRIGLRTFSAAESRQVLGVPDAYTLPTTPGAGYIKAAADDVVGFRAAYVSGPLEKTVALETDSLLEVRPFTQWPSAQVTEQTVLSTGETLLSAVVAAARREAGVRGQRAHRMWLPPLPARMELSAAMQLGAGNSAPGALSAVVGVIDRPYYQRQDPLIMDLSAGAGHIAIAGSPRTGKTQVLRTLATALAVTHSPDHVKFYGVDFSSGELETLSRLPHTAGIASRKDPERVARVIDEVMALIDDGGEDRHTVLLIDGWHSFADEHEELASNVASIAANGPRAKVHLVISTARWTSIRPAIRDLITTRYELRLGEPLDSLIDRNAQTHIPPKPGRGITSEKEDVLFALTSNQDIAHATRLWENSEPVPQLNVLPATLSSEELPDKEGNAIFLGLGGRRLEPVPWDSQHLVVIGSRGAGKTTTLRTAAKGICELGRSHARLVVLDPRRAHLGAFPEEMVAGYAATPDAMRELVTATAHTLRERLPGTDITPEQLVQRSWWDGPDIYVLVDDAELIDDAILRELLALIPHSQDVGLHLVFARSASGVGRAAYQPLMSALKAQLPAVLLLDSDKEEGAVFGLKPQRWIPGRGQFDRGGQLVGVIQVAQSDQVVGYGDA, from the coding sequence ATGAGCGTAGTCGTCGAACCGACGCATATATCTAACCGCGAACCCGCGCCACCATTGCCGCAGGGTGAGCTCGTTGCGGAAAAAGTTCCTGCCGCGCACGTGCACCGGCCACAGCCATTAATCAGGCTGCTCATGCCGGTGGTCATGGTTGCGGCGATGGCGGCGATGGTCATCGTAATTTTCTTAAGCAGCCGTAACGGTTCAGGTGGCACGATTAGCCCGATGATGCTGGTCATGCCACTGATGATGCTCATGGGATTCTTCACCATGTTTGCACCACCGAACGGTAACGATACTGACGAAGTGCGGCGCACTTACCTGCGCCACCTCGGCGAATTACGTGAGGCCGCCATCAATAATGCGCAAGCCCAACTCGAGCACGAGATACACCAGCACCCACACCCGCACGATGTGTGGTCGCTTATTGGCGGGCCGCGGATGTGGGAACGCAACGCGGATGATCCCGATGTTTTAGACACGCGAATCGGGTTAGGAGTGACAAGTCTGTGCACGCCCATCGTGGTGGAAGATTCGGGATCAAGCGAAGACCTCGACCCCGTGTGCGCAGTTGCGCTACGGCATGTGGTTCGTGCAACAGCAAATGTTGAGCATAGCCCTGTTTCAGTTGCCTTGGCATCATTCCGGTTCGTTTCGGTAGCCGGGGAGGAAGCAGCCGCACTAGTCCGCGCTATCGTGTGCCAGTTGGTGGTGCACCATGGCCCGGACGTGGTCTCTGTGTCGTTTGCCGGGTCGTGGGAAGATAACCCGGATTGGCAGTGGATGAAGTGGCTGCCGCACACCCGTGAGAATGGGGTTGGCACTGCTCCTCCTGACCACCGGATTCTGGTGGTAGATAGCGCTTCTGCCGGGAACTCTGGGGCGAACGTGGAGGTGCAGGCTGGGGTGCAGGCTGGGATACAAGCGCTGCATGATTCGGCGCATACCCTCATCGTGGATTGCGCCGGATTGCAGCCGGGCATTCTTAACCAGGTGGCCCAGGCAGAGGGTCTAGCCCTGCACGTGTCGGAGGGAAATGTTGCAGTAGTTACCGAGGACGGCCCCGAGACAATCGGTCGCGCTGACGCAATCACAACCGCGCAGGCCTTGGATTGCTCTCGACGGCTGGCCCGGTTCACGCGCGCGACAGGTGTCCAGGACGTGCGCCAAGACTATCCGGCATTGCTCGGTATTACTGATACTGAGGACATTGACCTGGGCCAGATATGGGATCAGCCTCGAACGCACGCAGAAAAACTTCAGGTCCCGCTGGGATTGAGTACCACGAAAGCGCCTGTCGTACTAGATATTAAGGAATCTGCGCACGGCGGAATGGGCCCACACGGTCTGTGCATCGGTGCGACGGGTTCCGGTAAATCGGAACTCCTCAGGACGTTCGTCATTGGGTTGGCCGCAACACATAGTCCCGACGACCTCAACTTAGTCCTCGTTGACTTTAAGGGTGGGGCTACGTTTTTGGGCGTCGAAAAGCTTCCGCACACTTCCGCGGTGATTACTAACCTCGAGGAGGAAGCAGACCTGGTTGCCCGCATGCACGATGCGATCTCCGGGGAGATGAACCGGCGCCAAGAATTGCTGCGTAAGGCTGGTAATTTCTCGAACGTCGTGGACTACACCGCGGCGCGCAACCGCGGAGATCTCGCCCCCGATGGAAGTCCATTGCCACCGCTTCCGGCTTTGGTGATTGTCGTAGACGAGTTCTCTGAACTATTAGGGCAGCATCCGGACTTCGCGGATCTCTTTGTTGCTGTAGGCAGGCTAGGCCGATCCTTACAGATTCACTTACTGCTGGCCTCCCAGCGTCTGGAGGAAGGGCGTTTGCGAGGTCTTGATTCGCATCTGTCCTACCGCATCGGGTTGCGCACGTTCTCAGCTGCGGAATCACGGCAGGTTCTCGGTGTTCCTGACGCCTACACGCTTCCGACGACCCCAGGTGCCGGATACATCAAAGCGGCAGCAGACGATGTCGTTGGTTTCCGCGCGGCCTACGTTTCGGGACCGCTGGAGAAAACCGTCGCGCTGGAGACGGATAGTCTGTTGGAAGTGCGGCCTTTCACCCAATGGCCGTCAGCGCAGGTCACCGAGCAAACCGTCCTAAGTACTGGTGAGACACTGCTCAGCGCAGTTGTTGCTGCCGCGCGCCGGGAAGCAGGAGTGCGCGGTCAGCGAGCGCATCGCATGTGGTTACCACCCCTGCCTGCTCGCATGGAGCTTTCGGCAGCGATGCAGTTGGGTGCAGGCAACAGTGCGCCTGGTGCTTTGTCGGCCGTGGTGGGAGTCATCGACCGCCCTTACTACCAGCGCCAAGACCCGCTGATCATGGATTTATCTGCCGGCGCCGGGCACATAGCTATTGCCGGCTCGCCCCGGACTGGCAAGACGCAGGTGTTGCGCACGCTAGCAACGGCGCTGGCGGTGACGCATTCCCCAGACCACGTGAAGTTTTACGGGGTGGATTTTTCCTCCGGCGAGCTGGAAACACTCAGCCGTTTGCCGCACACCGCAGGTATCGCAAGCCGCAAAGACCCCGAGCGGGTGGCGCGGGTCATTGATGAAGTCATGGCGCTCATCGATGATGGGGGAGAAGACCGCCACACGGTTCTGCTTATCGACGGCTGGCACAGTTTCGCTGACGAACACGAGGAATTGGCCTCCAACGTCGCTTCGATCGCTGCTAATGGCCCGCGTGCCAAAGTTCACCTGGTGATTTCAACTGCGCGGTGGACCTCGATTCGACCTGCGATTAGGGATCTCATTACAACGCGCTACGAACTGCGTCTAGGCGAACCCTTGGATTCGCTTATTGACCGGAACGCTCAGACACATATTCCCCCGAAGCCAGGTCGCGGAATTACCTCCGAGAAAGAGGATGTGTTGTTTGCCCTGACCAGTAATCAGGACATCGCCCACGCGACGCGCCTGTGGGAAAACTCTGAACCGGTTCCGCAATTGAATGTCTTGCCTGCCACGCTATCGTCCGAGGAACTCCCCGATAAAGAAGGCAACGCCATTTTTCTCGGCCTGGGAGGCCGTCGCCTCGAGCCCGTTCCCTGGGATTCACAGCATTTGGTTGTCATCGGTTCCCGAGGCGCAGGTAAAACAACAACGCTGCGCACGGCAGCCAAGGGCATCTGCGAACTGGGCAGATCTCATGCGCGTCTAGTCGTCCTTGATCCGCGACGAGCCCACTTGGGAGCATTCCCGGAGGAGATGGTGGCGGGATATGCCGCCACGCCGGATGCGATGCGGGAACTGGTCACAGCGACGGCCCACACTCTGCGGGAGCGTCTGCCGGGCACCGACATTACACCGGAGCAGTTGGTGCAACGTTCGTGGTGGGATGGGCCTGACATTTATGTGCTTGTCGACGACGCCGAGCTCATCGATGACGCCATTCTCCGGGAGCTACTCGCGCTCATTCCGCATTCCCAGGATGTGGGCCTGCACCTCGTGTTTGCTAGGTCTGCATCGGGGGTTGGGCGTGCCGCGTATCAACCTCTGATGAGCGCGCTCAAAGCCCAATTACCGGCCGTACTTTTGCTAGATAGTGACAAGGAAGAAGGCGCAGTGTTTGGGCTGAAGCCGCAGCGTTGGATCCCCGGTCGTGGGCAGTTCGATCGCGGGGGACAACTAGTGGGTGTTATTCAGGTAGCGCAGTCAGATCAGGTGGTGGGTTATGGGGACGCATAA